ATGAAGCAGAACCAGGTACAGGTGCCGTTTCCGGTGCTGCTTGCCAATGTTCTTGTGCTGGTGGCGGTCATGGGACTGAGCTACATGTGGCTCTGCTCGCGTTGCGATGCGCTCGGCAGGGACATTAAAGCCAAAGAGGCTGAGCTGGCGCAGGCGCAGAAGCGCCTGGTGAATGAGCAGGACCGCTGGTCTACCATCACATCGCCGGCTAATCTGGAGCGCGCCATTAAGCGGCATCGGCTTAAAATGTCGATGCCGGAGCTCAACCGTGTGGTCGAAGTGGGACACTGGGATGTGACTGCACGCACAGCCATGAATGGCGGAAGCCGCCGCAGCGTACAGTGAGTTCCGGACGCGATAAATTTTAACAAAGAAAGGAAACAGGTAAATGGAAACTGAAAAAGTAAACGTGCTGTATGATAAAAATGGCCAGGCGGTTCGGGTTCAGTTGGACTTCGACCTGTACCAGTGGCTGATCAATCAGGTTGCAGAGCCGGAGCAGTCTTTTGTTGCTGCTGCGCGTTAAGCATCGCCACAGAAAAGAAGGCCTGCATGGGGTATGCAGGCTGATTAGCGGATTTTTTGATTCATTCATTTCCCGTGGTGCGCAGGAGCGCATTGCGGGTTTTTCAGCTTAGAGGGAGCAGGTTTTACGGATGGCAGAGGTGCGGTTCAAGGGCAGGGTTGCCGTCTTGGTGAGCGTGGTGGCGCTGGTTTTTGTCGGTATTGCAAGCCGATTGGCCTTGCTGCATCTGCGCCCTGCGGAATGGGTGCTTGAACCTATTGAAGAGGGGCGCATGTATGAAACAAAGCCCATGGGCAGCCGGGGGCGTATTGTTGACCGCAATGGTGAAATTCTGGCGATGGATCTTGCGGCGTATCATGTTTATGTCGACCCGAAATACATTGCCGAGCATGGGGATCCGGACACCGTCTGCCGCTATCTTTCGCAGGAATTCCGGATTCCTGAATCTGAAATTCGGGAAAAACTGAACCGGACCAATCGGCAGTACGAGCGCATAAAAAAATTTGTTCCCGGGCATCAGTTGAAGCGGTTTACGCGTAAAAACCTGGGGTTGCTGTATACGGTCGCAGATGACCGTGGAAGTGAAACGAACATTTATTTACGTGGTGTCGGTTTGGAGGAGGCTCCGATTCGAAATTATCCGAAAGGGCCGCTGATGGCGCATGTGGTCGGATTTTCGAATCAGGAAGGCGTGGGCTCTGCCGGAATCGAGCAGCGGATGGATGCTTATCTGCGCGGAAAAGAGGGATTGCGAATCAGTAAAAAAGACGGGCGCCGCCGTGAAATCTACAGCGCACGAACGGTGGATATTAAGCCCGAGGATGGGGCGACGGTTACTCTCACGCTGGATCAGCAGTTGCAGTATGTAGTGGAAAAAACGGTGGAAAAAACATGTCGCGAATTCAATGCAAAAGCCGCATGGGCCATTGTGCAGCATGTGCGGACCGGTGAAATTCTGGCCATGGCCTCCTTTCCGACGTATGACCTGAACCGCTATGCCAAGGCTCCGGCGGAGTGGCGGCGCAATCGGGCCATTAGTTTTAACTATGAACCCGGTTCCACAATGAAGGCCGCAGTGATTGCCGCTGCACTGGATAACAACATCGTGAGTGAGGACGATGTTTTCGATTGCGAAAACGGCTATTGGGTCTATGGTGGGAAATCATTGCGCGACAGTCACGGTGAAGGCGAAATCAGCGTTGCGGAAATCATCAAAGTTTCGAGTAATATCGGTACGGCCAAAATTGCGCTTCAGATGGGAAATCAGCTGGTATATGACAGCCTGAAAAAATTTCATTTCGGGGAGCGGTTCAATGTCGGCATACCGGGAGAAGAGGGCGGAATTTTCTATTCGCCGAAACACTGGTCGAAAATTTCGGTTACCCGTATCGGTATGGGTCATGAGATTGGCGTGACGGCGCTGCAGATTGTTTCGATGATGAGTGCCATTGCTTATAACGGGGTTCAGATGCAGCCGTATGTGGTAAAGAAAGTAGTTGCCCCCGACGGTGCCGTTCTTGAAGAGAACAAGCCGAAAGTGCTGGGGCGGCCGATCACACCGGGAGTTGCGCGGCGTATGCAGAACCTGTTGGCCAGTGTGGTGATGGATGAAGGGGGAACCGGCAGCAAGGCCCGGGTGGCGGGGTATACCGTGGGGGGAAAAACCGGAACGGCTCAGAAGATTCGGCCGCGGGAAGAGGGCGGCGGATACTATGCTAAAAATTTCACCTCTTCGTTTGTCGGATTTCTTCCGGTTGAAGCACCGGAGCTTTGTATTGTGGTTGTGGCGGATGATCCGGGAACGTATACGGATACGGGACGCAAAACCGGTTATTACGGGGGCACGGTCTGCGGCCCTGCGTTTAAAGAGATTGCCGAGTTTGCAGTGCGTTATCTTCGGATTGCACCTGATGGAAACCGAATTTATGTGGCGGGGCCGGACGACGAATGAAATTGAAAGAACTGTTGGATAAAATTGAGGCCGTCGGTTTTTCCGGCGGCATGAAGGTCGAGTTCGGGGGAGTGACTTATGATTCGCGCAAGGTAAAGCCCGGGGATCTTTTTGTTGCTGTTTCGGGGTATCAGCTGGATGGCTCGGAGTTCATCACGCAGGCCGTTTCCGGAGGGGCCACGGTTGTCGTGTCTGAGAATCGTCTTGATTTGGGGTCCGGAGTGGCGCATGTGCAGGTTTCCGATTCGCGAAAAGCGCTGGCGGAAATTTCGGCGGTTTTTTACGGGGAGCTTTCTAAAAAAATGAAAGTGATCGGTGTGACGGGGACCAACGGAAAGACGACAACGACTTATATGATCCGCGATATTCTCCGGCATGCCGGTTATAAGACTGGCCTGCTGGGTACCGTGGCTTACGAAATCGGAGGGCGGTCTATTCCTGCTTCGCGTACAACACCGGAGGCTCCGGACATTCATTCCATGTTTGCTCAGATGGACGAGGCGGGGTGCGAGTATGTGGTAATGGAGGTGTCTTCGCATGCTCTCGCGCTGAAACGGGTTCATGGTATTGAATTCAGCATTTCTGTGTTCACCAATCTTACACAGGATCATCTGGACTATCATCACGACATGGAGACCTATTTTGACGTGAAGGCGGAGCTTTTCCGGACGATGGAAAAGAAACAGGGGGGCTCGGCGGTGATCAATATCGACGATTCCTGGGGGCGGAGGCTGATCGGCGAAAAACAGGTTGAGGCGGATATTGTTTCCTATGGTTTTCATGAAAAGGCCACCGCCTTTGTTACGGATGCAACCGTGAGTGCTGATGGGACGCGTTTTAATGTTTCCACCCCGTGGGGAGATACGAATATTCACTTGCAGCTGCTGGGGCGTTTTAATATCCACAATGCGCTCGCGGCGTTGTGTGTCGGCGGGCTGTGCGGGGTTGATTTGAAGACCGTTGTTCAGGCTTTGGAAAATATGGCAGCCGTTCCCGGCCGGCTGGAGGCCGTTCCGAATCGTAAAAATCGAAGTATTTTTGTGGATTATGCGCATACGGATGATGCGCTCAATAATGTGCTCACCACGCTGCGCGAAATCTGCAGAGGAAAGCTGGTGGTGGTCTTCGGCTGCGGAGGCAACCGCGATCAGGGCAAGCGGGAAAAGATGGGGCGTGTGGCGGCCGCGCTGGCGGATTGGAGTATTGTGACGTCCGATAATCCGCGCGATGAAGAACCTGAAGCGATTGCAATGGATATTTTGAAGGGGTTTGCGTTATGTCAGCAGGTTGAAGTTGTGCTGGATCGCCGCGAAGCGATTGCAAAGGGGATTGCTATGCTGGATCGTAAAGATGTGCTGGTGGTGGCGGGTAAAGGACACGAAACCTATCAGGAAATAAAAGGTGCGGTTATTCCCTTTGATGATCGGGATACCGTTAAGGAGTTGATTCGATAATGCGCAGCTTCCGGCCAGGAG
This is a stretch of genomic DNA from Pontiella agarivorans. It encodes these proteins:
- a CDS encoding peptidoglycan D,D-transpeptidase FtsI family protein, giving the protein MAEVRFKGRVAVLVSVVALVFVGIASRLALLHLRPAEWVLEPIEEGRMYETKPMGSRGRIVDRNGEILAMDLAAYHVYVDPKYIAEHGDPDTVCRYLSQEFRIPESEIREKLNRTNRQYERIKKFVPGHQLKRFTRKNLGLLYTVADDRGSETNIYLRGVGLEEAPIRNYPKGPLMAHVVGFSNQEGVGSAGIEQRMDAYLRGKEGLRISKKDGRRREIYSARTVDIKPEDGATVTLTLDQQLQYVVEKTVEKTCREFNAKAAWAIVQHVRTGEILAMASFPTYDLNRYAKAPAEWRRNRAISFNYEPGSTMKAAVIAAALDNNIVSEDDVFDCENGYWVYGGKSLRDSHGEGEISVAEIIKVSSNIGTAKIALQMGNQLVYDSLKKFHFGERFNVGIPGEEGGIFYSPKHWSKISVTRIGMGHEIGVTALQIVSMMSAIAYNGVQMQPYVVKKVVAPDGAVLEENKPKVLGRPITPGVARRMQNLLASVVMDEGGTGSKARVAGYTVGGKTGTAQKIRPREEGGGYYAKNFTSSFVGFLPVEAPELCIVVVADDPGTYTDTGRKTGYYGGTVCGPAFKEIAEFAVRYLRIAPDGNRIYVAGPDDE
- a CDS encoding UDP-N-acetylmuramoyl-L-alanyl-D-glutamate--2,6-diaminopimelate ligase; this translates as MKLKELLDKIEAVGFSGGMKVEFGGVTYDSRKVKPGDLFVAVSGYQLDGSEFITQAVSGGATVVVSENRLDLGSGVAHVQVSDSRKALAEISAVFYGELSKKMKVIGVTGTNGKTTTTYMIRDILRHAGYKTGLLGTVAYEIGGRSIPASRTTPEAPDIHSMFAQMDEAGCEYVVMEVSSHALALKRVHGIEFSISVFTNLTQDHLDYHHDMETYFDVKAELFRTMEKKQGGSAVINIDDSWGRRLIGEKQVEADIVSYGFHEKATAFVTDATVSADGTRFNVSTPWGDTNIHLQLLGRFNIHNALAALCVGGLCGVDLKTVVQALENMAAVPGRLEAVPNRKNRSIFVDYAHTDDALNNVLTTLREICRGKLVVVFGCGGNRDQGKREKMGRVAAALADWSIVTSDNPRDEEPEAIAMDILKGFALCQQVEVVLDRREAIAKGIAMLDRKDVLVVAGKGHETYQEIKGAVIPFDDRDTVKELIR